The nucleotide sequence GTCAACATGGAAATTTGATTTGGAAAGTTGGGTACTCCAGGCCCGAGCTTTTAGGCTACGAGCGAGAACGTGGCCGTTTGGAAGGCAGAGAATCGCGTCATGCAAACTCTTTGATGGCAACCTAGTATCTTGGGGATGCTAATGCTGTGTGCAGATTTCTGAtagtacttgggggctgttcgttgtgggccccctcaaagagggggttacaaaaccttgattttcgaaaaaaccgtgggccaccccgcatcagttttttacctagaaaatcgttaacaatttaacttatgccgagtgtaatcccgttccataacaacacaattgcacttaccgcaaatatacctatatcatgacgtccccagaatctcaagctatcttaggagcccgcatgtatgcccaatatgtcgaaactcaccgcagtagggcggataccgcgcgggagggcagatccaagccagaatcgctacgatcgttctgtaaaaggaacggttacccgtattcgagtactcagcggcatgctcgtaatctcctgatcaatggcattcctaagatatcgataaagcgcagcgggcggccttcattgttgactgatgctgaagatcaagctctcgttgcgtatatcatgcagcttgataaacttggtgcatatcccgactcacaacacgtaatatctgcggccaatctgatgcgtcagtcacgtataccgccctgtggtccaattcaaatgagctggtacggccgttggcgtaaaaaacacccggaactgcgacttaccaaacaacaacccgtcgagattactcgccttagttgggagcaacagatcgatcttgtggaggcctggtatcgccgcacggcggctcatgcggtagagcttgggatcacggcttcagcggcctggaacgctgacgaatgtggtactagaatcggtgtgagagatggccggataccggtattggtcgtgacgaaaaagaggcatgaaaagccacgcaccgcggatccggctaaccgtgagagttgtacgttgataggcggtggcaacgctgttgggcagtcgctaccgcccttctgtatcttcacaaagtggccaacgagcgattggcttgatctggatctgcctgagggtatcgtttttacgcggtcagaaacggggttttccaacggagatatccagctcacctggatacagcatttcaaccggtattcgtggccagaagttgctgccgtgcaatcgatcggatctcccacgttgaaagagtggtttggtcatgactttgacgtcagattcgactttgtgaaccgcactgcggccaaaatcgatccaaattcacagcgggccaaaacacgtatttggaggtggctttttctcgacggctttaccggccactttggcatggagatacttgattattgcctcagatttgatatcgagatcgttattttaccgcctTATTCAACGTattatatgcagcccatggacgtatccgtgttcactcacctgaaaaacgagttgcaggcggtcctgcatgagcatataaacaccggtattccggtgttcacccgctcagatttcgttgctgcgattcgagtaagtcgttttcgatctacaggttaatttagcggtaaactgatatatcttcccttaacttagcgctgctggcaaacggctttcacaactggccacgtaataagcggtttccaagatacaggcttgtttcctgtcgacggcaccaaagtgctcgccaaactgcgtggccacgccacggcagcgaatacaccgcgatatccggactccctttctaccgctgaacgattttcacgggccaaatatgcggcaagccgtatggcggccaaggcgcaccactttagttcagataccgttgatgctatctcggatttacaagccgttgccaacgaggcgatcatcctacagcaacgcgttgcccaagagcagacgaataagcaaaaacgccttcaacgcgcttcacgttacaaagtcaaaatgacgttgaagtcaaaagacaagcagttccagaccgctaatacgttagaagatatgcgggtcgctcacgaagccaaacaggcgttgatcgaggaaacagccctataccaacaagaaaagttcgtcagagatgcgtggtatagggataagaatcaggctattcaacgctggcgagaaacagagggcatgcccaacgggattaagatacaacagaagagatatctggaggacctcggcttcacgccggagaacgttccggcggtcagggaacgccctggaaaaaggaagaagaccgattcacagccctcacagtcatggttcgtcgataaagggccaatttcagctggaaatacaagtacccagatcaatattaccgtggataccgactctgcctgttctatcagcatatgcgtatcacgatcctcgcaatcagcctcacctcccgccccaaacaggccttccaaaccgttcccacggtatataccattggctacaccctctccccgtcaacttcaggatacgagaccgcttgaagaccgttcctcgccgccaataccgggtggtagaaaggatgagttggaagtacccgggtcgccttgtgaccgcttgagcgaccggaaaagggcgattgagccaaaactccagaaatagatatctacagcgcaattcacggcttcaatttatctgcaaattctaacctttttcgtgggtgtagtgtttacgaacgtgaatcgaactttcatgagctactttgttagcgatctgctaacaaatttgctggcccacggttttttcgaaaatcaaggttttgtaaccccctctttgagggggcccacaacgaacagcccccaagtatagCACCACTCCCAACCGAATTGTCCTATTGAAAGTCAGGCTGGGAGTGGAAGAATCACCCGGCAATGGCAAGTCCACTCTAACAGCGGGATGCCCCGCGGTTCTGAGCCCCACATGACTGAGTGGGCGATGACCCCGGTTTTCTTATCTTATCGGCGcaggaacaagaaaaaaaaatcggtCGCCGCACCAAGGGTCTCTTTGCTTGCGCCCCAAAGAAGGCATTGTTCCCCAGACATTACCAGACCCATCCCCCGACAACAACATAATTACAATGTCTGTCGGCAAGAAGCACACGCTTTCTGATGGCGATCGCGAAAGCGAGCCTGTGACCAAAAAAGCCAAGGTCGATTCCGCCGCCGACGAATCCGAAGAGCCTctgaaggagaagaagaaggacaagaaggacaaggaaGCAAGGAAggcaaagaaggaaaagaaggagaagaagcgcaaggaaaaggaggccaaggcgcaATCGGAAGAGGAGGCTGCTGACCCGGAACCCGAGTCTACAACCAATACCGAAGTCCCTTCAACTACCGAGACTCCCCAGCCCGAACAGGAGACCGCCTCTAAAcccaagaaggagaagaaggaaaagaaggacaagaaggataagaaagagaaaaaggaaaagaaagaaaagaagagcaaAGACGCCGACGAGTCCACACAAACTGATACGCCTCAGGAGAATGGCGCCAGCGACTCAAAGTACAAGCAGGTCGACGCTCTTTCGGCACTGCCCGAGTCCGAGTTCAAGGACTGGATGACGGAACAACAAGTCGTCATCTCCGAACCCAACTCGTTGACAACCCACCGGCCAATCCTCAAGTTTACCCAGCTCCCATCGTCACCCCTCCTCGCCAAGAAGCCGTTTGCCGGCTTCACCGCCCCGACCCCGATCCAGTCCGCTTCTTGGCCCTACTCGCTCGACGGTCGCGACGTCGTCGGTATCGCAGAGACTGGCTCCGGCAAGACCCTCGCCTTCTCGGTACCATGCATCAATGCGCTCCAGGCCCTCCCTGAGGGTAGCAAGCCGAACAAGAAGTATGGTGCCACACATGCGCTCGCCGTCATTGTTTCGCCCACCCGTGAGCTCGCCATGCAGACACACGCCGCCATCTCCAAGCTCGCCGAGCTGGTAGGCATGTCGGCCGTCTGCCTGTTTGGCGGTGCTCCCAAGGACGAACAGCGCACGCTGCtgcgcaagggcaagggcgccGACATCATCGTCGCGACCCCCGGCCGGCTCAAGGACTTTTTGTCCGACGACACCGTATCGCTTTCTGCTGCACGGTTCGTGGTGCTCGACGAGGCAGACCGAATGTTGGACAAGGGTTTCGAAGACGACGTCAAGCTCATCCTCGGCCTGTGCCCCGATCGTGGGCAGCGCCAGACCCTTATGTTTACCGCCACGTGGCCCGCTAGCGTGCGCGGATTGGCCGAGAGCTTCATGGTGAACCCCGTCAAGGTCACCATCGGCGGGCGCACAAGAGCCGTTGACGGAGACGACGATGGCAATGGCGTCGTGGAGCTGCAGGCAAACTCGCGCATTTCGCAACGGGTCGAGGTCGTCAACCCGTGGGAGAAGGAAACCAGGCTGGTGCAGCTGCTCAAGGAGGCGCAGGCAGGCAAGAACAAGAACGACCGAGTGCTCGTCTTTTGCTTGTACAAGAAGGAGGCCGTTCGTGTCGAGAATAACCTCCAGCGCAAGGGCATCAGGGTTGCTAGCATTCACGGCGATCTGAAGCAGGAGCAGAGGACTGCCAGTCTGGAGGCTTTCAAGAGTGGCAAGACTACAGTTCTTGTCGCCACTGATGTTGCGGCCCGTGGTCTGGATATTCCAGAGGTGaagctggttattaacgtcACGGTGAGTCCCAAAGTTTATGATCGTTTCATTCTACGCATGAGGCCTTACTAACTTGAACCAACCTTCCAGTTCCCCCTCACCATCGAAGATTATGTCCACCGTATCGGTCGAACCGGTCGCGCCGGCAAGCAGGGTCAGGCCATCACCCTGTTTACCGAGCACGACAAGGCACACTCGGGCAGCTTGGTCAACGTACTAAAGGGCGCGAACCAGCCGGTTCCAGATGATTTGCTCAAATTCGGTACCACAGTCAAGAAGAAGGCCCACGACACCTATGGTGCTTTCTTCAAGGATGTGGATATGAGCAAGAAGGGGACCAAGATTACGTTTGATTAGACACTGTGCCACTGTTTCAAAAAGCTAGGGTTGGCGTTCTTGGGATTTATGAAAATTAATTGTTGATGATTGAGCTTGGGTTGCGGTTATTGCTTTGCCGTCGGTCGTTGGCGTTGTCCACGAGCCTTGTCAATGCATTGCATGAGGAATTGTCGTTCTCCGACAGCACTATAGAAACTGGGGTTAGATATCCATGTACGGGTTTGGGAGACGGGCAATGGAATATGCGCAACTTACACTACTGCAATGAAGACGACCCCCAGGGATGCGATTTTGACGAGCGCAAAAAGAACGCCTCGCACCGCCAGACCAGAAACATCAGGGCCACTCAGACGGGCAACCGCCTGGCTGGTAACCACAGCGGCGCCGACAGTCACGCCGCTGGGCCTCAGTTCGGACAGTTCAAATTTGACACCGAGCCTTCCAAAGTACCGTTTGATGAATACCGCACACCAGATAATGCGGCAGACCATGTTAATCGCGTTGGCCACGACCAGTCCCCTGGCGCCCCAGTCAAGGACCCGCAAGAACACGAAACCGGCTGCGGCAAAAGCGAGCGAAAATGCACCCATCCACAAACTCTGGGCATGTACTTCGGCCTCGGTGGCCACGGAAGCGACGAAAGCTTCCGAGACGCCGTTGAGGGCAAGAAGAGGAATGTACAGCGCATACACGGCCAGCACAGCGCCGGCCCCTGATGATGCCCAGCGGGGACCGGCCACTAGGCTGATGAGAAGTGGTGCGGCCGTGGGACCGATGGCGACGACTACAGCCGAGAAAGTGGTGTACAGCTTGACGAGTATTGTGAGGTCCGCACTGGCCTTTTCGGCGGcagccttcttctccttgcgcAAACTGTCTTTGTCAGACTCCTTGTCAGATGACGTCGATGCGAGAAGCCTGCTAAAGTAGGATCGACTGCTTTCCTCTACGGGCTGAAACACGAGTCGTGCTGCTAATCCGCCGTAGTTGTTGGCCAAGGCGTAGACACCCTGAGATGTGGGTGAGGCGAGTGCGCTCACCAAGAGTGTGTCGCCCTGCGTGAGAATATGCTTGACCAAGCTTTGAGCAATCATGCTGCGGGCCAAGTTTAGTGTCGGGCGAGGAAAGAGGGAAAGAACAAAACTCTCAtccttgcttttcttttcctttgtcgAGGGGCTTTCTAGCTTCTTGGGCAGCAGCGAGAAGCCTTCAACGCTGGCTAGGGACAAGCCGTAGTATGCATACACAACCAAGAGAGTGACGCCGTAGCTGAGCTGCCCAAGCGCAAATGGCAGTACTCCTGCCTCGAATGCACCACGTGAGGCAATGACAGCAGAGCCTAGGGTGACGGCACAGCGAGAAAACGTAGCAATGGACTCGGCAGCTGCTCGGGCGCCGAATTGCAACCTCGTCTGCATCACCATAAATGCTGGCTCTGAAAGGAGCTCGACGATGGAAGCCACGGCGTATATGTAGAGCGAGATGATGAGGTGCGGTGCCGAAGCTGTCGTCTCATCGCTGAGCGATGTCACATACAGCCAGCCGAGAAGTCCTGCTACAAAGACACCCGGCAGGATGGAAAGGTACGAAAGGTTGACAACAGCCTGGGTGTTGCGGGCTTGGGAGGTCTTGTCTTTGTTTGTTCCACCCTGGCGCTGTATAGCAACTCGGAGACTCTCGCGTGCAAAAAAGAGCACGGATAGATAGTAGACCTCGAGCTGGGTTGAAATGCCAAGAAGCTGTGCTGTCAGGAATCTGAGGAGGAGCTGATTGGCGATGAAGGTGATGGCCCGCGAAGCTATCTGGAGCAGTATGAGCAGCGAAGCGCCGCGCAAGGCACCAGAAGCCGCAGGGCTACTCATGTTGCTAGCCACCTTGTGATCGGCCATTTTTGTCATGAGTTCTCGCTTGCTGCATGCCTCGAAGTGCTGACATTCACTTCCAGAAACAATCCGACCAAGATTGTGTGCTCTTTGGGACAGATTGTATGGTGTTTAGTGACCATCCCCTGCCAAGTctgggttagggtctggatTGACGTTCCCCAGATTAACGTCATCACCATAAGGCTCAGCGTTACGTAATGGTTCAGCCCCTCCAAAGTTTAAGCCCCACCAAGAACGTTGGAAGATGATCGTCCAGCCAGGACCAGGCACCAAGTTACACAAGCTTGCTGTGCCTCAATGCTTGCCTCTACCATGACTGTTTGAGATAGCTTCGATCTCAAGCTC is from Pyricularia oryzae 70-15 chromosome 2, whole genome shotgun sequence and encodes:
- a CDS encoding oligosaccharide translocation protein RFT1; translation: MTKMADHKVASNMSSPAASGALRGASLLILLQIASRAITFIANQLLLRFLTAQLLGISTQLEVYYLSVLFFARESLRVAIQRQGGTNKDKTSQARNTQAVVNLSYLSILPGVFVAGLLGWLYVTSLSDETTASAPHLIISLYIYAVASIVELLSEPAFMVMQTRLQFGARAAAESIATFSRCAVTLGSAVIASRGAFEAGVLPFALGQLSYGVTLLVVYAYYGLSLASVEGFSLLPKKLESPSTKEKKSKDESFVLSLFPRPTLNLARSMIAQSLVKHILTQGDTLLVSALASPTSQGVYALANNYGGLAARLVFQPVEESSRSYFSRLLASTSSDKESDKDSLRKEKKAAAEKASADLTILVKLYTTFSAVVVAIGPTAAPLLISLVAGPRWASSGAGAVLAVYALYIPLLALNGVSEAFVASVATEAEVHAQSLWMGAFSLAFAAAGFVFLRVLDWGARGLVVANAINMVCRIIWCAVFIKRYFGRLGVKFELSELRPSGVTVGAAVVTSQAVARLSGPDVSGLAVRGVLFALVKIASLGVVFIAVVAVGERQFLMQCIDKARGQRQRPTAKQ